A region from the Aegilops tauschii subsp. strangulata cultivar AL8/78 chromosome 5, Aet v6.0, whole genome shotgun sequence genome encodes:
- the LOC120965013 gene encoding uncharacterized protein: protein MENDQHPDGHQPNPPPPPQQLPDDVLRDIFHRLPSDPSALALVSSSYNAWRRVVHDEENFLRSFRAAHHGIPPLIGFYSDPFYGVLQFTPTTPPTPPLPPAPAGFQVYGCTHGRLLLGGRDGDRALLLVRDPLTGEEHSIPPAPGLLPGQSCGAALICDANHAKGEDCHSSPFRVVFAYSEDYPPGGWHPPMALISTFAWVPPWP from the exons ATGGAGAATGACCAGCACCCCGACGGCCACCAGCCTAACCCGCCGCCACCACCCCAGCAGCTTCCCGACGACGTGCTCCGAGATATCTTCCACCGCCTCCCGTCGGATCCCAGCGCCCTCGCTCTCGTCTCCTCGTCCTACAATGCCTGGCGGCGCGTCGTCCACGACGAGGAGAACTTCCTCCGCTCCTTCCGCGCGGCACACCACGGCATCCCACCACTCATCGGCTTCTACTCCGACCCCTTCTACGGCGTGCTCCAATTCACCCCGACCACGCCTCCTACCCCGCCGTTGCCCCCCGCCCCCGCTGGGTTCCAAGTCTACGGTTGCACGCACGGTCGTCTGCTCCTCGGCGGCAGAGACGGCGACCGCGCCCTCCTACTTGTCCGAGATCCTCTGACCGGGGAGGAGCACTCCATCCCGCCGGCGCCTGGCCTTCTCCCCGGGCAGAGCTGCGGCGCAGCGCTGATCTGCGACGCCAACCATGCTAAGGGCGAGGACTGCCACTCATCGCCGTTCCGCGTCGTCTTTGCATATAGCGAGGACTATCCACCCGGCGGCTGGCACCCGCCCATGGCTCTCATCAGCACCTTCGCCTGG GTGCCTCCGTGGCCGTGA
- the LOC120965383 gene encoding uncharacterized protein, whose amino-acid sequence MDDDDGWGGQCSARPTPRIPPRHTNSTTQQIPDELRGDHFVLAPTVVDAPVGIAGVIENCVVLLSRVNGVEGWIPRIVARLDNLLPAGPAENGGIGLLPFEMGYADEEEDELADDWTEPRVIGVSEEGDTIFLQTEMGIFMVNSESGQHKRVLQADQSFSGVYPYSTFYTAAGKAVFDDVQQDQQNNNIQSGQHASQVCYSL is encoded by the exons ATGGATGACGATGACGGCTGGGGAGGGCAATGCAGTGCAAGACCTACTCCTAGAATTCCACCTCGACACACAAACTCTACAACTCAACAGATACCAGATGAATTACGCGGCGACCACTTTGTTCTCGCGCCGACCGTGGTGGACGCGCCCGTCGGCATCGCCGGCGTGATTGAGAACTGTGTGGTGTTACTTTCCAGGGTGAATGGCGTTGAAGGCTGGATTCCACGTATCGTAGCTAGACTGGACAATCTACTGCCCGCTGGTCCTGCTGAGAATGGTGGCATTGGGCTTCTGCCTTTTGAGATGGGGTACGCTGATGAGGAGGAAGATGAACTGGCAGATGACTGGACTGAGCCGCGGGTGATCGGGGTCTCGGAGGAAGGGGACACCATTTTCTTGCAGACGGAGATGGGTATTTTCATGGTCAACTCAGAGTCTGGGCAGCATAAGCGAGTTCTTCAAGCGGATCAGTCTTTCTCGGGTGTTTATCCCTACTCCACCTTCTATACAGCAG CTGGTAAAGCAGTTTTTGATGATGTACAACAGGACCAACAGAACAACAATATACAATCAGGTCAGCATGCATCTCAAGTGTGTTATTCCTTATGA